Proteins encoded by one window of Sinorhizobium arboris LMG 14919:
- a CDS encoding ABC transporter ATP-binding protein produces MTLQIELNGVNKFYGSYHALKNIDLAIEEGTFVALVGPSGCGKSTLLRSLAGLEKISAGEMKIAGARMNDVPPRKRDVAMVFQSYALYPHMTVEENLTYSLRIRGVKKAEALKAAAEVATTTGLSHLMKRYPRELSGGQRQRVAMSRAIIRHPKAFLFDEPLSNLDAALRVHMRKEIRALHDRLGATSVYVTHDQIEAMTMADHVVVMRDGVIEQQGRPLDLYDRPANRFVAGFIGSPAMNFIPAAVEDDGTHLSLDLGATKARLSLIDPVAPGTSVTVGIRPEHIGVVGAGQGAFDIPVGVVESTGSATYITSATQPELMVVETGRSGASGGELIGLAIDPKQLHLFDTETGARVEAETRPSNAPFPSRAASQPAAATFSPQAGRRDMPCPLAPSSGR; encoded by the coding sequence ATGACCCTTCAGATCGAGCTCAACGGCGTCAACAAGTTCTACGGTTCCTACCACGCACTCAAGAACATCGATCTCGCGATTGAGGAGGGGACCTTCGTCGCCCTGGTCGGGCCTTCCGGGTGCGGCAAGTCGACATTGCTCCGGTCGCTGGCCGGGCTCGAGAAGATCTCGGCCGGCGAGATGAAGATCGCCGGGGCGCGGATGAACGACGTTCCGCCGCGCAAGCGCGACGTCGCGATGGTGTTCCAGTCCTATGCGCTCTATCCCCACATGACGGTGGAGGAGAATCTGACATACAGCCTGCGCATCCGCGGCGTGAAAAAGGCCGAAGCATTGAAGGCGGCGGCCGAAGTGGCGACGACCACCGGCCTTTCGCATCTGATGAAGCGCTACCCGCGCGAACTCTCCGGCGGGCAACGCCAGCGGGTCGCGATGAGCCGTGCCATCATCCGTCATCCCAAGGCCTTCCTTTTCGACGAGCCCCTGTCCAATCTCGACGCGGCGTTGCGCGTGCATATGCGCAAGGAGATCCGCGCGCTGCATGATCGGCTGGGGGCGACCTCCGTCTATGTGACGCACGATCAGATCGAGGCGATGACCATGGCAGACCACGTCGTCGTGATGCGCGATGGCGTCATCGAGCAACAAGGACGACCGCTCGATCTCTACGACAGACCGGCCAACCGCTTCGTTGCCGGGTTCATCGGCTCGCCGGCGATGAACTTCATTCCGGCGGCCGTGGAGGATGATGGCACGCACCTGTCTCTGGACCTCGGCGCCACGAAGGCGAGGCTCTCGCTGATCGACCCGGTGGCGCCGGGGACGTCGGTCACGGTCGGCATCCGGCCGGAACATATCGGCGTCGTCGGTGCGGGGCAGGGCGCATTCGACATTCCCGTCGGTGTCGTGGAGTCGACCGGGTCGGCAACCTACATCACATCTGCGACACAGCCGGAACTTATGGTCGTGGAGACCGGACGCTCCGGTGCATCGGGCGGTGAGCTTATCGGTCTGGCGATAGACCCGAAACAATTGCATCTCTTCGATACGGAAACGGGGGCGCGCGTAGAAGCGGAAACAAGGCCCTCGAATGCGCCGTTTCCGTCGCGAGCCGCCTCTCAACCGGCTGCCGCCACCTTCTCCCCGCAGGCGGGGAGAAGGGATATGCCGTGCCCGCTCGCTCCCTCGAGCGGGCGGTGA
- a CDS encoding FadR/GntR family transcriptional regulator: protein MPGTFGNQRGKRTSHRLVVDGLGQAVIGGEFAVGDTLPGDADLAARFNVSRTVLREAMKTLAAKGLVVARARIGTRVLPRAQWNLFDSDVLTWHFGAGVDEDFLRHVSEVRLALEPYAAALAARRASDVDIARMMRLAVAMGDAGHTPHTLAHADLEFHLRLLEASLNPFMRTVGSLIEAALMGVFQLTSPTADETEIDRVAIAHIRIVEEIRRRNEEGARSAMEHVIRVGQERLIMNLRGRES, encoded by the coding sequence ATGCCGGGGACCTTCGGGAACCAGCGCGGAAAGCGCACGAGCCACCGGCTCGTCGTTGACGGGCTCGGCCAGGCGGTCATCGGTGGCGAGTTTGCGGTCGGCGACACGCTGCCCGGCGACGCGGACCTTGCCGCGCGCTTCAATGTGTCGCGCACCGTGCTGCGCGAAGCGATGAAGACACTCGCCGCCAAAGGCCTCGTGGTCGCGCGCGCCCGCATCGGCACGCGGGTGCTGCCACGGGCGCAATGGAACCTCTTCGACAGCGACGTGCTCACCTGGCATTTCGGTGCCGGTGTCGATGAGGATTTCCTGCGTCATGTGAGCGAAGTACGATTGGCGCTGGAACCCTACGCGGCGGCACTGGCCGCGCGCCGCGCCAGCGACGTGGATATCGCCCGGATGATGCGACTCGCCGTCGCGATGGGAGATGCCGGCCACACTCCCCACACCCTGGCGCACGCCGATCTCGAGTTCCACCTTCGCCTCCTGGAGGCATCTCTCAACCCGTTCATGCGGACAGTCGGCAGCCTGATCGAGGCGGCGCTGATGGGCGTTTTTCAGCTTACCAGCCCGACGGCCGACGAAACGGAAATCGACCGCGTCGCGATCGCGCATATCCGTATTGTCGAAGAAATCCGGCGCCGCAACGAGGAAGGTGCCCGCAGCGCCATGGAGCACGTGATCCGGGTGGGGCAGGAGCGGCTGATCATGAACTTGAGGGGGCGTGAGAGTTAG
- the yjfF gene encoding galactofuranose ABC transporter, permease protein YjfF has product MKQKYLPLTATIFIFVLSYALCVAQYPNMLSTRVIGNLLTDNAFLGIAAVGMTFVILSGGIDLSIGAVIAFAGVFLAVVLEHGGMHPLVAFALLLAITTLFGALMGAIIHYLEMPAFIVTLAGMFLARGMAFVLSIDSIPIKHPFYATLKSLYFKLPGGGRITLIGGLMLFVFAIGILIAHRTRFGTNIYALGGGTATAKLMGVPVAATTIRIYALSGLLAGLSGIVFSLYTSAGYSLAAVGVELDAITAVVIGGTLLTGGSGFVAGTLVGILIQGLIQTYITFDGTLSSWWTKILIGLLLFAFILLQKGIIHLSRPERQRA; this is encoded by the coding sequence ATGAAGCAGAAATATCTTCCACTTACTGCGACGATTTTCATCTTCGTCTTAAGTTACGCACTTTGCGTCGCGCAATACCCGAACATGCTCTCCACCCGCGTGATCGGAAACCTTCTGACCGACAACGCCTTCCTCGGCATCGCCGCCGTCGGCATGACCTTCGTTATCCTCTCCGGCGGCATCGACCTCTCGATCGGGGCAGTGATCGCATTTGCCGGTGTCTTTCTTGCCGTCGTGCTGGAGCACGGCGGCATGCATCCGCTCGTCGCCTTCGCGCTGCTGCTGGCCATCACAACCCTGTTCGGAGCCCTGATGGGGGCAATCATCCATTATCTCGAAATGCCGGCATTCATCGTCACGCTCGCCGGCATGTTTCTCGCCCGCGGCATGGCCTTCGTGCTGTCGATCGACTCCATTCCGATCAAGCATCCCTTCTACGCGACATTGAAGAGCCTCTACTTCAAGTTACCCGGCGGTGGGCGCATCACCCTCATCGGCGGCTTGATGCTCTTCGTCTTCGCGATCGGCATTCTCATTGCCCACCGAACCCGCTTCGGCACGAATATCTACGCGCTCGGCGGCGGCACGGCGACGGCGAAGCTGATGGGCGTTCCGGTTGCCGCCACGACGATCAGGATCTATGCGCTATCCGGGCTGCTCGCCGGGCTCTCAGGCATCGTCTTCTCACTCTATACCTCCGCGGGATATTCGCTGGCCGCCGTCGGTGTAGAACTGGACGCCATCACGGCCGTCGTCATCGGCGGGACATTGCTCACCGGCGGATCCGGGTTCGTAGCCGGAACACTCGTCGGCATCCTTATCCAGGGTCTCATCCAGACCTACATCACCTTCGACGGTACGCTCTCGAGCTGGTGGACGAAGATCCTTATCGGGTTACTGCTCTTCGCCTTCATCCTGCTGCAGAAGGGAATCATTCACCTGTCGCGCCCCGAACGGCAGCGGGCGTAG
- a CDS encoding ABC transporter permease, giving the protein MRSYAGRLLPQLIALVTIVIAISIIFPGFLNLQIQNGRLYGSLIDILNRGAPVILLSIGMTIVIATKGIDLSVGAVMAICGAVAASLITSGHSLTETLLVTLAVGILCGIWNGILVAVLDIQPIIATLVLMVAGRGIAQLITEGTILTFNDPGLIFIGSGSFAGLPMPIVIWLVFGLLVALLVRRTALGMLIEAIGINRQASTLSGVLTPVLLVAAYVLSGLCAAIAGIIAAADIRGADANNAGLWLELDAILAVVVGGTSLLGGRFSIAASVLGAIIIQAINTGILLSGFPPEFNLIIKAAIIIFILVLQSPRFRTGVSFLSIPKAAGKPTEREAK; this is encoded by the coding sequence ATGCGCAGCTATGCCGGCCGGCTGCTGCCGCAGCTCATCGCGCTTGTGACCATTGTCATAGCAATTTCAATTATCTTTCCCGGTTTTCTCAACCTGCAGATTCAGAACGGCCGTCTCTATGGCAGCCTGATCGACATTCTCAATCGCGGCGCGCCCGTGATTCTTCTGTCGATCGGGATGACTATAGTCATCGCCACCAAGGGGATCGATCTTTCGGTCGGCGCGGTGATGGCGATCTGCGGCGCGGTTGCCGCTTCACTGATCACGTCCGGGCATTCGCTTACCGAGACCCTCCTCGTTACGCTCGCGGTAGGCATTCTCTGCGGCATCTGGAACGGGATCCTCGTCGCGGTGCTCGACATACAGCCGATCATTGCAACGCTCGTGTTGATGGTGGCCGGACGCGGCATAGCCCAGCTCATCACCGAGGGGACCATTCTCACCTTCAACGACCCCGGCCTGATCTTCATTGGCAGCGGCTCGTTTGCCGGCCTGCCCATGCCGATCGTGATCTGGCTGGTCTTCGGTTTGCTCGTCGCGCTTCTCGTTCGGCGGACGGCGCTCGGCATGCTGATCGAAGCGATCGGCATCAACCGGCAGGCCAGCACGCTCTCGGGCGTTCTCACGCCCGTCCTTCTCGTGGCGGCTTATGTGCTTTCAGGCCTCTGCGCCGCGATCGCCGGGATCATCGCCGCCGCCGATATCCGCGGTGCCGACGCCAACAATGCCGGGCTTTGGCTGGAGCTCGACGCCATCCTGGCGGTGGTCGTCGGCGGAACATCGCTGCTCGGCGGCCGCTTCAGCATTGCTGCGTCGGTTCTGGGCGCCATCATCATCCAGGCGATAAACACCGGCATTCTGCTGTCAGGCTTCCCGCCCGAGTTCAATCTCATCATCAAAGCGGCGATCATCATCTTCATCCTGGTGCTACAGTCACCGCGCTTCCGCACGGGGGTCTCGTTTCTGAGCATCCCGAAGGCAGCCGGAAAGCCGACCGAGCGAGAAGCGAAATGA
- the ytfR gene encoding galactofuranose ABC transporter, ATP-binding protein YtfR, with product MQTSSDNILSAIRIEKGFPGTKALDRVDFHLRRGEIHALLGENGAGKSTLIKCLTGAYRRDGGSILLDGAEIDPRDTFDAQGLGIGTVYQEVNLLPNLTVAENLFLGRQPRRFGMVDTRAMNRNARELLAEYELDVDVTRDLASYSVAIQQVVAIARAVNLSGKVLILDEPTASLDAHEVEMLFRIVRRLKERGLGIIFITHFLEQVYAISDRITVLRNGQLVGTREAADLDRRELIAMMIGRELATEIHSSHSNAVEGEQRYSFRNYGRRGKIDPFDLDVRAGEVVGMAGLLGSGRTETAEILFGAHRADSGTAAVEGRTVDLSSPRAAIRQKFGFCPEDRKTAGIVGDLSVRENIVLALQARRGWTRPISRAEQNRLADHYIRALDIRTADREKPIKLLSGGNQQKAILARWLATEPELLILDEPTRGIDVGAHAEIIRLIESLREKGMSLIVISSEIEELVAYSTRVIVLRDRAHVAELEGSQITAHRIVEAIAATNGRKAS from the coding sequence ATGCAGACCAGCAGCGACAACATCCTCTCGGCCATCCGGATCGAAAAGGGCTTTCCCGGTACGAAGGCGCTCGACAGGGTGGACTTTCATCTGCGGCGCGGCGAGATCCACGCACTGCTTGGCGAGAACGGCGCCGGCAAATCTACGCTCATCAAATGCCTGACGGGCGCCTATCGCCGCGATGGCGGCAGCATCCTGCTGGATGGGGCCGAAATTGACCCGCGCGACACGTTCGATGCCCAGGGACTGGGCATCGGGACCGTGTACCAGGAAGTCAATCTGCTGCCGAACCTCACCGTTGCCGAGAACCTCTTTCTCGGCCGGCAGCCGCGCCGTTTCGGCATGGTGGACACACGCGCCATGAATCGCAATGCGCGGGAACTGCTCGCTGAATACGAACTCGACGTCGACGTCACCCGCGACCTCGCGAGCTATTCCGTAGCGATCCAGCAGGTCGTCGCCATTGCCCGGGCCGTGAATCTTTCCGGCAAGGTTCTGATCCTGGACGAGCCGACCGCTAGCCTCGACGCGCACGAGGTGGAGATGCTCTTCCGCATCGTACGGCGCCTCAAGGAGCGCGGGCTGGGCATCATCTTCATCACCCACTTCCTCGAGCAGGTCTACGCGATCTCCGATCGCATCACCGTGCTGCGGAACGGGCAGTTGGTCGGAACGCGCGAGGCGGCCGATCTGGACCGACGCGAACTGATCGCAATGATGATCGGCCGGGAACTGGCGACAGAAATCCACTCCAGCCATTCCAACGCGGTCGAGGGCGAGCAACGCTACAGCTTTCGAAACTATGGCCGCCGCGGAAAGATCGACCCCTTCGATCTCGATGTCCGCGCCGGCGAAGTCGTCGGCATGGCGGGCCTGCTCGGGTCGGGGCGGACGGAAACCGCCGAAATCCTCTTCGGCGCCCATCGCGCCGACAGCGGTACCGCTGCAGTCGAGGGCCGGACCGTCGATCTTTCCTCGCCGCGTGCAGCCATCCGGCAGAAGTTCGGCTTCTGCCCGGAGGATCGCAAGACCGCCGGCATCGTCGGTGACCTGTCCGTGCGAGAGAACATCGTGCTTGCCCTGCAGGCAAGGCGCGGCTGGACCCGGCCGATCTCGCGCGCGGAGCAGAACCGGCTCGCAGACCATTACATCCGCGCGCTCGATATCCGCACTGCCGATCGCGAGAAACCGATCAAGCTGCTTTCCGGCGGCAACCAGCAAAAGGCCATTCTGGCGCGTTGGTTGGCCACCGAACCGGAACTGCTTATCCTCGACGAGCCGACGCGCGGCATCGACGTCGGCGCGCATGCGGAAATCATCAGGCTCATCGAAAGTCTGCGCGAAAAGGGCATGTCGCTCATCGTCATCTCATCGGAAATAGAGGAACTCGTCGCCTACAGCACGCGCGTAATCGTCCTTCGTGACCGCGCCCACGTCGCTGAGCTCGAGGGAAGCCAAATCACCGCACATCGGATCGTCGAAGCGATCGCTGCGACCAACGGGAGGAAAGCGTCGTGA
- the ytfQ gene encoding galactofuranose ABC transporter, galactofuranose-binding protein YtfQ, producing MKIVKALASATILAACTFGSASAADLVVGFSQIGSESGWRAAETTLTKQQAEERGIDLKFADAQQKQENQIKAIRSFIAQGVDAILLAPVVATGWDEVLEEAKDAEIPVILLDRTVDAPEDLYLTAVTSDLVHEGSVAGKWLVDTVAGKPCNVVELQGTTGSSPAIDRKKGFEQALSGNDNLKIVRSQTGDFTRTKGKEVMESFLKAEDGGKNICALYAHNDDMAVGAIQAIKEAGLKPGNDILVVSIDAVPDIFQAMAAGEANATVELTPNMAGPAFDALAAYLKDGKAPPKWIQTESKLYTQADDPMKVYEEKKGLGY from the coding sequence ATGAAAATCGTGAAGGCACTCGCGAGTGCAACGATTCTTGCTGCCTGCACTTTCGGCAGCGCTTCGGCCGCCGACCTCGTCGTCGGCTTTTCTCAGATCGGATCGGAATCCGGCTGGCGTGCAGCCGAAACGACGCTGACGAAGCAGCAGGCGGAAGAGCGCGGCATCGACCTCAAATTTGCCGACGCGCAGCAGAAGCAGGAAAATCAGATCAAGGCGATCCGTTCTTTCATCGCCCAGGGCGTGGACGCCATTCTCCTTGCACCGGTCGTCGCGACCGGCTGGGATGAAGTTCTGGAGGAGGCCAAGGACGCGGAGATTCCGGTCATCCTGCTCGATCGCACCGTCGACGCCCCCGAGGATCTTTATCTGACGGCCGTCACCTCCGATCTGGTCCACGAAGGCAGCGTTGCCGGCAAGTGGCTTGTCGACACCGTTGCGGGCAAGCCTTGCAACGTCGTCGAACTCCAGGGCACGACCGGCTCCTCGCCGGCGATCGACCGTAAGAAGGGTTTCGAGCAGGCGCTCTCCGGCAACGACAATCTTAAGATCGTCCGTAGCCAGACCGGCGACTTCACCAGGACGAAGGGCAAGGAGGTGATGGAAAGCTTCCTGAAGGCCGAGGACGGTGGCAAGAACATCTGTGCCCTCTATGCCCATAACGACGACATGGCGGTGGGCGCGATTCAGGCGATCAAGGAAGCCGGCTTGAAGCCGGGCAACGATATTCTCGTCGTCTCGATCGACGCCGTTCCGGATATCTTCCAGGCGATGGCTGCCGGCGAAGCCAATGCGACGGTCGAGCTCACGCCGAACATGGCAGGCCCTGCCTTCGATGCGCTTGCCGCCTATCTCAAGGACGGCAAGGCGCCGCCGAAGTGGATCCAGACGGAATCGAAGCTCTATACCCAGGCCGACGATCCGATGAAGGTCTATGAAGAGAAGAAGGGCCTCGGCTACTGA
- a CDS encoding glutathione synthase, with protein MRMAFFVNSIEGEAPYYTTTWLALAALARGHEVCYVTPGDFVLRPDDTLMIRATTLKGTKPKKPETLLTALKSGQAKISTLDLREMQVLFLRNDPSEDADTRPWAVYVGTNFGRLAAARGVLVVNDPDGLSLAQNKLYFQEFPEIVRPTSLISRSIEEIRSFIEQHPGGAILKPLQGSGGKNVFKINSKDEANLNQIFEVASGGGYLIAQNYIPDAVAGDIRLFLLNGKPLKRDGVYAAFRRVPAKGDLRSNMHASGTPEAATVTPEILEIAERLRPKLIEDGMFLVGLDIVGDKVLEANVFTPGGLPEIAALYGVDFSEDIVIALENKVRIQELYRGAVPNRTLAVL; from the coding sequence ATGCGCATGGCATTTTTCGTCAACTCCATCGAAGGCGAAGCCCCCTATTATACGACGACATGGCTGGCGCTAGCCGCGCTCGCGCGCGGTCATGAGGTCTGCTACGTAACCCCGGGCGATTTCGTGTTGCGCCCTGACGACACCCTGATGATCCGCGCAACGACCCTGAAAGGCACGAAGCCGAAGAAACCGGAGACACTGCTCACAGCGCTCAAGAGCGGGCAGGCAAAGATCAGCACGCTCGATCTGCGCGAGATGCAGGTGCTTTTTCTGCGCAACGATCCCTCCGAAGACGCGGACACGCGGCCTTGGGCCGTCTATGTCGGCACGAATTTCGGACGGCTCGCCGCCGCGCGCGGCGTTCTCGTGGTAAACGACCCGGACGGCTTGTCGCTGGCGCAGAACAAGCTCTATTTTCAGGAATTTCCCGAAATCGTCCGGCCCACGAGCCTGATCTCGAGGAGCATCGAGGAAATCCGCAGCTTCATCGAGCAGCACCCGGGAGGGGCTATTCTGAAGCCCCTGCAAGGGTCCGGCGGCAAGAACGTGTTCAAGATCAATTCCAAGGACGAGGCTAATCTCAACCAGATCTTCGAAGTCGCCAGCGGCGGCGGTTACCTGATCGCACAGAACTATATTCCCGACGCGGTTGCCGGCGATATCCGTCTCTTCCTGTTGAACGGCAAGCCGCTCAAGCGTGACGGCGTCTACGCCGCCTTCCGGCGTGTTCCCGCCAAAGGCGACCTTCGCTCGAACATGCATGCGAGCGGCACGCCCGAAGCCGCCACCGTCACGCCCGAGATACTCGAGATCGCGGAACGGCTTCGTCCAAAGCTCATCGAAGACGGCATGTTTCTAGTCGGGCTCGATATCGTCGGTGACAAGGTGCTGGAAGCCAACGTCTTCACGCCGGGCGGCCTTCCTGAGATTGCAGCGCTCTACGGTGTGGACTTCAGCGAAGACATCGTCATCGCGCTCGAAAATAAGGTGCGAATCCAGGAGCTATACCGCGGGGCCGTTCCGAACCGCACATTGGCGGTCCTTTGA
- a CDS encoding flavohemoglobin expression-modulating QEGLA motif protein — MKPARAPMDAEANHPHWLAEALAAISADRAVRKEFEGGGRLHIDRALPFLCVHLSPSGDAPVAREVVRANASHLLAPDATAAMPVVTAVGELLERRFGAFMVLEIGELAEDDLLTDKAPLLPPFKVDVMAGSEPSIRTAAMAFVDAVEAIQAKFRTPRVELRERPQDFGWKGEALELPFALMRVRFAPIYRQRDSGRIFPEVRERLIAGIFDAALHAFAAFARSTGSLEVPTHRALGRQAFIDAVERTDRSIDEVASSFDFLLAVTPINAEAAWSEFAASAFARAPRFLYRPLLIDIAEAKKKLFSIPFEHLEDPVLYQLYREKQQELDLQLTMLAARETTKFVEFGRALYGPVEPSLVRAAEEILARSRNVAVAPQTPTTAPHADSRIVESRAREMIAAYARRYAGFDALVEVRDDLPAGLLVSGRRLLIARSTIMEPGRVEPILSHEIGVHLLTYFNGSAQGLRLFRSGLAGYEGMQEGLAVFAEYLSGGMTRERLRLLAARVLACAAMIDGASLPEVYRRLVHDHGFSGADAFNVALRVYRGGGLVKDAIYLRGLLQLLDHLAAGGALEPFWMGKIAASHFSVMQELHARGLLGGPAVRPIFLGGPEAPSRLARARERLAPLDMLWQ; from the coding sequence ATGAAGCCGGCGCGCGCACCTATGGACGCTGAAGCCAATCATCCTCACTGGCTGGCAGAGGCGCTGGCGGCAATCTCGGCGGACAGGGCCGTGCGCAAGGAGTTCGAGGGCGGCGGACGCCTCCACATCGACCGAGCCCTGCCCTTTCTCTGCGTGCACTTGTCCCCAAGTGGCGATGCGCCTGTTGCGCGCGAAGTCGTCCGCGCGAACGCCTCCCACCTGCTCGCGCCGGACGCCACCGCGGCGATGCCTGTCGTCACCGCCGTCGGAGAACTGCTCGAGCGTCGCTTCGGCGCCTTCATGGTCCTTGAGATAGGCGAACTCGCCGAGGATGACCTCCTGACCGACAAGGCTCCTTTGCTGCCACCCTTCAAGGTCGACGTGATGGCAGGTAGCGAGCCAAGTATCCGGACCGCAGCAATGGCCTTCGTCGATGCCGTCGAGGCAATCCAAGCCAAATTCCGCACGCCACGGGTAGAGCTTCGAGAACGGCCGCAGGATTTTGGATGGAAGGGAGAAGCGCTCGAACTGCCATTTGCCTTGATGCGGGTTCGTTTCGCGCCGATCTACCGGCAGCGCGACTCCGGCCGGATCTTCCCGGAAGTGCGCGAGCGTCTGATCGCCGGCATCTTCGATGCCGCTCTGCACGCTTTCGCGGCCTTTGCCCGGTCGACGGGCAGCCTCGAAGTTCCGACCCATCGCGCGCTCGGCAGGCAGGCCTTCATCGATGCGGTGGAGCGCACCGACCGCAGCATCGACGAGGTTGCTTCGAGTTTCGATTTTCTTCTCGCCGTCACGCCGATAAATGCGGAAGCCGCCTGGAGCGAATTTGCGGCAAGCGCCTTCGCGCGTGCGCCCCGTTTCCTCTATCGGCCCTTGCTCATCGACATCGCAGAGGCAAAGAAGAAGCTCTTCTCGATCCCCTTCGAGCATCTCGAAGACCCGGTGCTCTACCAACTCTACCGTGAAAAGCAGCAGGAACTCGATCTGCAGCTGACGATGCTCGCGGCCCGTGAAACGACGAAGTTCGTCGAGTTCGGTCGGGCACTTTACGGTCCGGTCGAGCCGAGTCTTGTACGTGCGGCCGAAGAGATTCTCGCCCGCAGCCGGAACGTCGCCGTCGCCCCACAGACACCCACGACCGCACCCCATGCCGACAGCCGAATTGTCGAAAGCCGGGCGCGCGAGATGATCGCCGCATATGCCCGGCGCTATGCGGGCTTCGATGCGCTGGTAGAGGTGCGGGACGACCTTCCTGCCGGATTGCTCGTTTCAGGAAGGCGGCTGCTGATCGCGCGCAGCACGATCATGGAGCCCGGTCGCGTCGAACCGATTCTCAGCCATGAGATCGGCGTTCACCTCCTGACCTATTTTAACGGATCGGCACAGGGCCTTCGCCTGTTTCGCTCGGGTCTTGCCGGGTATGAAGGAATGCAGGAGGGTCTTGCGGTCTTCGCGGAGTATCTTTCGGGAGGAATGACGCGCGAGCGGCTGCGTCTCCTTGCCGCTCGTGTGCTCGCCTGCGCCGCCATGATCGATGGGGCGTCATTGCCGGAGGTCTACCGCCGGCTCGTCCACGACCACGGCTTCTCAGGTGCGGACGCCTTCAACGTGGCCTTGCGCGTTTATCGCGGCGGTGGTCTCGTCAAGGACGCGATCTACCTGCGGGGCCTCCTGCAGCTGCTCGATCATCTCGCCGCCGGAGGCGCGCTCGAGCCCTTCTGGATGGGCAAGATCGCCGCTTCCCATTTTTCCGTCATGCAGGAACTGCACGCTCGTGGGCTGCTCGGCGGCCCGGCTGTTCGCCCGATATTTCTCGGTGGCCCGGAAGCGCCGTCGCGGCTTGCCAGAGCGCGCGAGCGGCTGGCTCCACTCGATATGCTGTGGCAATAG
- a CDS encoding N-formylglutamate amidohydrolase, with protein MTLAPEPLVDLAPPAPSAWWTQHRGDTPVVATAIHNGHAARDAVRRIFALSESERLREEDPFTEFLIRDFANRIVVHRSRFEVDINRPRGGAIYLRPEQAWGLKVWSEDPPQALVDASLSIHDEYYQMLTSFLAGIERCHESFVVLDVHSYNHRRAGPEAEPTLAAEAPDINIGTISMDRRKWAYVVDSFMAALRSFDFPGGPLDVRENVAFQGRGEQTRFIHERFPDTGCAIAVEFKKVFMEEWTGEPRPEMLVAFRRLLASTLPTLVQALEQGR; from the coding sequence ATGACTCTTGCTCCAGAGCCGTTGGTGGATTTGGCACCACCCGCTCCATCCGCTTGGTGGACGCAGCACCGTGGCGACACACCCGTCGTGGCGACCGCCATACACAATGGCCATGCCGCTCGCGATGCGGTGCGGCGCATATTCGCGCTATCCGAAAGCGAGCGCCTGCGGGAGGAGGATCCCTTCACAGAATTCCTGATCCGCGACTTCGCCAATCGGATCGTTGTCCACCGCTCGCGGTTCGAAGTCGACATCAATCGCCCCCGCGGCGGCGCCATCTACCTGCGGCCGGAACAGGCCTGGGGTCTTAAAGTATGGAGTGAGGACCCGCCGCAGGCCCTCGTCGACGCATCCCTTTCCATACACGACGAGTACTATCAGATGCTGACATCGTTCCTCGCCGGCATCGAACGGTGCCACGAAAGCTTCGTCGTCCTCGACGTCCACAGCTATAATCATCGCCGTGCCGGACCGGAAGCGGAGCCGACGCTCGCGGCCGAAGCACCGGACATCAACATCGGCACCATCTCGATGGACCGCCGAAAATGGGCCTACGTGGTCGACAGCTTCATGGCCGCGCTGCGCTCCTTCGATTTCCCCGGCGGGCCATTGGACGTGCGCGAGAACGTTGCCTTTCAGGGCCGGGGCGAACAGACCCGCTTCATCCATGAGCGCTTCCCCGACACGGGTTGTGCAATCGCCGTCGAATTCAAGAAAGTCTTCATGGAGGAATGGACCGGCGAGCCGCGCCCCGAAATGCTTGTGGCGTTCAGGAGATTGCTCGCCTCGACGCTGCCGACACTCGTACAGGCGTTGGAGCAGGGTCGATGA